From Prosthecobacter vanneervenii, the proteins below share one genomic window:
- a CDS encoding outer membrane protein assembly factor BamB family protein → MKHLRLFLLIVTSTALAESNWPQFRGEGGLGIGTGKPPVEFNAQKNVKWQVEVPFGHSSPCIWQDKIALTGLDAGKLITLCLSRTDGHELWRAAAPAEKVEGAHRIGSPATPTCCTDGTHLIAYFGSYGVLGYDWNGKVLWQKPLPPPIVEFGTSASPIIADGKVIIVADQDVGSYMIALDVKTGAQVWRVDRSEFRRSFSTPFIWRHDGIEELVVSGSLWTRSYDLKDGKQRWSAGGMARVSNTSPTALGDVLLVCGWNMGGDPDDRVEMEAFDSFMAANDADKNGTLSEMEFPAGPLRDRFTIIDADKDGKVTQAEYDAMRAIFAQAANQLFAIKAGGSGDITETHVIWRQTKHLPYVFSPVVANGRLFTVKGGGLASAYDAKSGSPLFQGERLDASGEYYASAVTADGHVYVTSQRGVISVLDAASDTLKVLARNDMRAPVFASPAIVDGVIYVRTNKQLCAFGH, encoded by the coding sequence ATGAAGCATCTGCGCCTCTTCCTTTTAATCGTCACTTCCACCGCCTTGGCGGAATCCAACTGGCCTCAGTTTCGCGGCGAAGGCGGGCTGGGCATCGGCACGGGTAAGCCGCCGGTGGAATTCAATGCGCAGAAAAATGTGAAGTGGCAGGTGGAGGTGCCTTTCGGCCATTCATCTCCCTGCATCTGGCAGGACAAGATCGCGCTCACAGGTCTCGATGCCGGCAAGCTGATCACTCTCTGCCTCAGCCGCACGGACGGGCACGAGCTGTGGCGCGCTGCAGCCCCGGCGGAGAAGGTCGAAGGGGCGCACCGCATCGGCAGCCCGGCCACGCCGACGTGCTGCACGGATGGCACCCACCTCATCGCTTACTTTGGCTCCTACGGCGTGCTGGGCTATGACTGGAATGGAAAGGTGCTGTGGCAGAAGCCCCTGCCACCACCCATCGTGGAGTTTGGCACCAGCGCCTCGCCGATCATCGCGGATGGCAAAGTCATCATTGTGGCGGATCAGGATGTAGGCAGCTACATGATCGCGCTGGATGTGAAGACAGGAGCACAGGTGTGGCGCGTGGACCGCAGCGAATTCCGCCGCAGTTTTTCCACGCCCTTCATCTGGCGGCATGATGGCATCGAGGAGCTGGTGGTGAGCGGCTCTCTCTGGACGCGCAGCTACGATCTCAAAGATGGCAAACAGCGCTGGTCCGCCGGCGGCATGGCGCGTGTCTCCAACACCAGCCCCACTGCCTTGGGAGACGTGCTCCTCGTCTGCGGCTGGAACATGGGCGGAGATCCCGATGACCGTGTGGAGATGGAAGCCTTTGATTCCTTCATGGCTGCCAATGACGCAGACAAAAACGGCACGCTCAGCGAGATGGAATTTCCCGCAGGCCCGCTGCGCGACCGCTTCACCATCATCGACGCCGACAAGGACGGCAAAGTCACGCAGGCGGAGTATGACGCCATGCGCGCCATCTTTGCCCAGGCGGCCAACCAGCTCTTTGCCATCAAGGCCGGCGGCAGCGGCGACATCACCGAGACCCACGTGATCTGGCGGCAGACAAAGCACCTGCCCTATGTGTTCTCTCCCGTAGTGGCCAACGGCCGCCTCTTCACCGTCAAGGGCGGCGGCCTCGCCTCAGCCTATGATGCCAAAAGCGGCAGCCCCCTTTTCCAAGGCGAGCGCCTCGATGCCTCTGGCGAATACTACGCCTCAGCCGTGACCGCCGACGGCCATGTGTACGTGACCTCCCAGCGCGGCGTCATCTCCGTGCTGGATGCCGCAAGCGACACGCTGAAGGTGCTGGCCAGAAATGACATGAGAGCCCCCGTCTTTGCCTCGCCTGCAATCGTGGATGGTGTGATCTATGTGCGCACCAACAAGCAGCTCTGCGCGTTTGGTCATTGA